A window from Ardenticatenales bacterium encodes these proteins:
- a CDS encoding SpoIIE family protein phosphatase: MDDSQTTMPHDRLFRLAQRLRPELASLPAEPRRQAYGEMLPLLFTAPLALAAGVWLLLTTDWRLLSVEGGMLLLLVAVGYLFARYAPVFWLDVTGDSRLKLVVTLWPLVVWATTLAVGINGLWLAVVWPLFHFRWSHRYPIYLPRQRLWGRLGALSQSLAVVVLPGLIALAVYQALGGGLPLPGWRLGGWMPAFAATVVMAVLPIFNMLPITAYLRRFAGTPPHTDVWWQLVLGATAFLVAAYTFALPGAALYGAGGASVFLFYVAGAWLVTLAAYALGQVMERHRQESRKLSQLEQLAQALLNAPVDYTDLPVILRAYIPAIFGHSWLEVRVFPDERLYRQAGGWPPVEDDVWQKLRASHAPFLLLPMVARAEVQRDALNAIVVPIVVAVEEPERVGGIYLVMHRHLGDPATWLPALQSVAAQIASARYRVQSHRRVLEYQAQVYQQEVFAQSYKAEAYAQKLAYQQVRHELQLAGEIQTSFLPRFIPEVAGWQITVTLEPARDASGDFYDFIQLPDGRIGLLMADVAGKGIGAAMYMAMCSTLIRCYALEYGLNPARVLAAANTRILADTHTNWFVTVFYGVLDPYTGILTYCNAGHNPPFLWHATNNGHAHALTRTGLPLGVLADLTWGQQQVDMASGDVLVLYTDGITEAQDEDEDLFGEKRLQRVVAANLGRAAEVIEFKLIAAVEDFVGDAPQFDDIALMIVTREAAAR, from the coding sequence ATGGACGATTCCCAGACGACCATGCCCCACGATAGGCTTTTTCGGTTGGCGCAGCGATTGCGACCGGAGTTGGCGTCTTTGCCGGCAGAACCACGGCGGCAGGCGTATGGCGAAATGCTGCCCCTGCTCTTCACCGCGCCATTGGCGCTGGCGGCCGGCGTCTGGCTGCTGCTGACGACGGATTGGCGTTTACTCTCTGTCGAGGGCGGTATGCTGCTGTTGCTGGTTGCGGTGGGCTATCTCTTTGCCCGCTATGCGCCCGTTTTCTGGCTTGATGTAACGGGTGATTCCCGCCTGAAATTGGTCGTGACGTTGTGGCCGCTGGTGGTTTGGGCCACGACATTGGCCGTGGGCATCAATGGGCTGTGGCTGGCCGTTGTCTGGCCCTTATTCCACTTCCGCTGGTCCCATCGCTACCCGATCTACTTGCCGCGACAGCGGTTGTGGGGGCGGTTGGGGGCATTGTCACAGTCGCTGGCGGTAGTGGTGCTGCCCGGGTTGATCGCGTTGGCGGTGTACCAGGCGTTGGGGGGGGGGCTGCCGTTGCCTGGGTGGCGATTGGGGGGATGGATGCCGGCATTTGCCGCTACCGTCGTGATGGCGGTGTTGCCCATTTTCAACATGCTCCCCATTACGGCCTATTTACGTCGTTTTGCCGGCACGCCCCCGCACACCGACGTCTGGTGGCAGCTCGTCCTCGGCGCGACCGCCTTCCTGGTCGCCGCCTACACCTTCGCCCTCCCCGGCGCGGCCCTCTACGGCGCGGGCGGCGCGTCCGTTTTTCTCTTCTACGTTGCCGGCGCCTGGTTGGTGACGCTGGCCGCCTACGCCCTCGGCCAGGTAATGGAGCGGCACCGCCAGGAGTCGCGCAAACTCTCCCAGCTAGAGCAGTTGGCGCAGGCGCTCCTGAACGCACCCGTCGATTATACGGACCTGCCCGTTATTTTGAGAGCATACATACCCGCCATCTTCGGGCACAGTTGGCTGGAAGTCCGCGTTTTTCCCGACGAACGTCTCTATCGGCAGGCAGGCGGTTGGCCTCCCGTGGAGGACGACGTGTGGCAAAAACTGCGCGCCAGCCACGCCCCCTTCCTCCTTCTGCCCATGGTTGCCCGCGCCGAGGTGCAGCGCGACGCCCTCAACGCCATTGTCGTGCCCATTGTCGTCGCCGTGGAGGAACCGGAGCGCGTGGGCGGCATCTACCTGGTGATGCACCGCCACCTGGGAGACCCGGCCACCTGGCTGCCTGCACTGCAATCCGTCGCCGCCCAGATCGCCTCCGCCCGCTACCGCGTGCAGAGCCATCGCCGCGTCCTCGAATACCAGGCGCAGGTATATCAACAAGAAGTGTTTGCCCAATCCTACAAGGCGGAGGCCTACGCGCAAAAGCTGGCTTACCAGCAGGTGCGGCACGAACTGCAACTGGCGGGCGAGATTCAGACGAGTTTTTTGCCCCGCTTCATCCCCGAAGTTGCCGGCTGGCAGATCACGGTCACCCTGGAGCCGGCCCGTGATGCGTCCGGCGATTTCTATGACTTTATCCAATTACCAGATGGTCGGATCGGGTTGTTGATGGCGGATGTTGCCGGCAAAGGCATTGGCGCGGCAATGTACATGGCCATGTGCAGCACCCTGATCCGCTGCTATGCTCTGGAATACGGCCTCAACCCCGCCCGCGTCCTGGCCGCCGCCAACACCCGCATCCTGGCCGACACGCACACCAACTGGTTTGTCACCGTCTTCTACGGTGTGCTTGATCCCTATACCGGCATACTCACTTATTGCAATGCCGGCCACAACCCGCCCTTCCTCTGGCACGCGACCAACAACGGCCACGCCCACGCCCTCACGCGCACCGGGCTGCCCCTGGGCGTGCTGGCGGACCTGACCTGGGGGCAGCAGCAGGTGGACATGGCCTCGGGCGATGTCCTCGTCCTCTACACCGACGGCATCACCGAAGCGCAAGATGAAGACGAAGACCTGTTCGGCGAAAAACGTTTGCAGCGCGTCGTGGCCGCCAATCTAGGCCGCGCCGCCGAGGTGATCGAGTTTAAGCTAATCGCGGCCGTCGAAGATTTCGTCGGCGACGCCCCCCAATTTGACGACATCGCCTTGATGATCGTCACCCGCGAAGCAGCAGCGAGATGA
- the aroB gene encoding 3-dehydroquinate synthase: MSKTMRAATQYPFANLVLTGFMGTGKTTVGRLLARALGWVFVDTDAWIVERAGISIADMFAEDGGARFRQWESLAALTLSQGERQVIATGGRLMLDPANAFDLGRRGLTLCLAAPPAEIVRRISLEEGRRPLLDVPDPAAQVERLLQQRAAAYGRFPQVDTAGKTAAAIAAEILNGLAQNRWSPTIADTHELTVHYPDGSYDVVVGRGLLPRLRQWVTGPAALVTDSNVGPLHAARCGLETVIALPAGEVYKRLETVRGIYDALLAANMDRHGAVVALGGGVVGDMAGFAAATFMRGMGFAPCPTTLLAMVDASVGGKTGVDLPQGKNLVGAFKQPNVVLADVETLETLPRVEFNAGMSEVVKHGLLASPALLQQATLITPDSPDLPSLILRAIQVKQQIVERDPFESGQRAILNLGHTFGHAIEQVSQYRVRHGEAVAMGLVAAADLSARLGHADAALPAQIESLLRRLGLPTRIPPSLPVDDLFAAMGRDKKKRGNALRFILLRAIGDAFITDDAPATAVKETLRILRRSN; the protein is encoded by the coding sequence ATGAGCAAAACGATGAGAGCAGCCACGCAATATCCTTTCGCCAATCTCGTTCTGACCGGCTTCATGGGCACAGGCAAGACGACGGTGGGGCGTCTGCTGGCGCGGGCGCTGGGCTGGGTGTTTGTGGATACAGATGCGTGGATTGTGGAACGTGCCGGCATTTCCATCGCCGACATGTTTGCTGAAGATGGCGGGGCGCGCTTTCGCCAATGGGAATCGCTGGCGGCGCTGACGTTAAGCCAGGGCGAGCGGCAAGTGATCGCCACCGGCGGGCGCTTGATGTTGGACCCGGCCAACGCCTTCGACCTGGGCCGGCGCGGCCTGACCCTCTGCCTCGCTGCGCCGCCAGCGGAAATCGTGCGCCGCATCAGCCTGGAGGAGGGACGGCGGCCCCTGCTGGACGTGCCAGACCCGGCGGCGCAAGTAGAGCGGCTGCTGCAACAACGCGCGGCGGCTTATGGACGGTTTCCACAAGTGGATACGGCGGGGAAAACGGCAGCCGCCATCGCCGCGGAAATTTTGAACGGCCTGGCGCAAAATCGCTGGTCGCCCACAATAGCCGACACGCACGAACTAACCGTCCACTATCCCGACGGCAGCTACGACGTCGTCGTGGGGCGCGGGCTGCTGCCCCGGCTACGGCAGTGGGTGACGGGACCGGCGGCACTGGTGACGGACAGCAACGTGGGACCGCTGCACGCCGCTCGCTGTGGTCTGGAAACGGTGATCGCGCTGCCGGCAGGCGAGGTGTACAAGCGGTTGGAGACGGTGCGGGGCATTTACGATGCGCTGCTGGCGGCAAACATGGACCGGCACGGCGCGGTGGTAGCCCTGGGCGGCGGTGTGGTGGGGGATATGGCCGGGTTTGCGGCGGCCACGTTCATGCGCGGCATGGGGTTCGCACCTTGCCCGACGACGCTGCTGGCGATGGTGGATGCCAGCGTGGGGGGAAAGACGGGGGTGGATTTGCCGCAGGGGAAGAATCTGGTGGGGGCGTTTAAGCAGCCGAATGTGGTGCTGGCGGATGTGGAGACGTTGGAGACATTGCCGCGGGTGGAGTTTAATGCCGGCATGTCCGAAGTCGTCAAACACGGGCTACTGGCCTCTCCCGCCCTCCTCCAACAAGCCACCCTCATCACCCCTGACAGCCCCGACCTGCCCTCCCTCATCCTGCGCGCCATCCAGGTCAAGCAGCAAATCGTGGAACGCGACCCTTTCGAGTCCGGGCAGCGAGCCATCCTCAACCTGGGCCACACTTTCGGGCACGCCATTGAGCAAGTGAGCCAATACCGCGTGCGCCACGGGGAGGCCGTCGCCATGGGATTGGTGGCCGCCGCAGACCTCTCTGCGCGCCTGGGGCACGCGGACGCGGCCTTGCCCGCGCAGATCGAATCGTTGCTGCGCCGATTGGGGCTGCCCACCCGCATTCCCCCATCGCTGCCCGTGGATGACCTGTTCGCCGCCATGGGGCGCGACAAGAAAAAACGGGGGAACGCGCTCCGCTTCATCCTCCTGCGCGCCATCGGGGATGCCTTCATCACCGACGACGCTCCCGCCACGGCTGTCAAAGAGACACTCCGCATCCTCAGGCGCAGTAATTAA
- a CDS encoding redoxin domain-containing protein → MNRFKLLFCLLLSALGVSVAACAPTADAPEPSAAARPTDAPTAAPTATTIAAVSAPDLPDLGPAPELRDDVWLNTDGRVLRLADLRGQVVLVEFWTFGCINCQRVIPYMNEWQAKYAGDDFIIASIHYPEFSYERDIENVKEALIRHDIAYAVGIDNDRQTWAAYNQRYWPTRYLIDKNGHLRYTHIGEGQYDETAAAIEALMAEPDPGQ, encoded by the coding sequence GTGAACCGATTCAAACTACTATTCTGCCTCTTACTCAGCGCACTGGGCGTTAGCGTCGCCGCCTGCGCGCCGACGGCGGACGCACCGGAACCGTCTGCGGCGGCCCGGCCAACCGACGCGCCGACGGCAGCCCCTACAGCAACCACAATTGCGGCTGTTTCCGCCCCCGATCTGCCAGACCTCGGCCCCGCGCCCGAACTGCGCGACGATGTCTGGCTAAACACGGACGGTCGGGTGCTGCGCCTGGCCGATCTGCGCGGCCAAGTGGTGCTGGTGGAATTCTGGACCTTTGGCTGCATCAACTGCCAGCGCGTCATTCCCTACATGAACGAATGGCAGGCGAAATACGCGGGTGATGACTTCATCATTGCCAGCATCCACTACCCTGAATTCAGCTATGAGCGGGACATCGAGAACGTAAAAGAGGCGCTCATCCGCCACGACATCGCCTACGCCGTGGGCATTGACAACGACCGTCAGACCTGGGCCGCCTACAACCAGCGCTACTGGCCCACGCGCTACCTGATCGACAAAAACGGCCACCTGCGCTACACCCACATTGGCGAAGGGCAGTATGACGAAACGGCGGCGGCGATTGAGGCACTCATGGCGGAGCCTGATCCCGGGCAATAG
- a CDS encoding S9 family peptidase, with protein sequence MIRIESLLSARLFLVPQLVDHRLYFISNLSGRMSLYAMDEGGSVPEPLLPPHIALQNPELMNGKSFQVYPELGQIMVMIDDNGDENYQPMLIPLSGGFPEPAFANAFAPYKTNLVEAFPEDNVAIFWAEWRDKPLSVSFWANLATGEIVQLMESTYGGFPVGMTDDYGQAIVMEAYGAGDHVAYLWQKGVEERELLYGVPLADRQPGQHVPANSFSNAYFVQDNQALLFYNSIFDDKYGLGLLTFADPAHPRPVAITGQAHEGVGELSDFAHLAGNRYLIGYNIDGCSWLYEGVFDADALMMTLDKVVVGQPPLHGGVLKGYHYDKGSDRYVVSYTTAVSPPQLVVIAGADRDQLAYQTRERVLGIPADWLSPGEDASFTSFDGLRVSARLYMPASSLNYHGPRPLVYYIHGGPQSQEHPDFAWFSMPLIQFLTLRGFAVFVPNVRGSTGYGFAYMNRVVRDWGGQDRLDHVHAMTEVLPQDARLDVSRAGVVGRSYGGFMTLTQAGRHPELWSAAVDMFGPYNLLTFADRVPESWKPYIAMLVGDPVTEPDFMRERSPSTYIHQIQCPLLVIQGKNDPRVWEQESRELVEELRGMGKEVDYLMFADEGHDVLKFDNRVRCYNAIVDFFAAHLRP encoded by the coding sequence ATGATCCGTATCGAATCCCTTTTATCCGCGCGACTGTTTCTCGTGCCGCAGCTTGTTGACCATCGGCTCTATTTCATCAGTAATCTTAGCGGGCGGATGAGCCTCTACGCCATGGACGAAGGGGGCAGCGTGCCCGAACCGCTGCTGCCGCCGCACATCGCCCTGCAAAACCCGGAATTGATGAATGGCAAATCCTTCCAGGTGTATCCCGAATTGGGCCAGATCATGGTGATGATCGACGACAACGGGGATGAAAACTACCAGCCCATGCTCATCCCTCTCTCCGGCGGCTTTCCCGAACCCGCCTTCGCCAATGCCTTTGCCCCTTACAAGACAAACCTGGTCGAGGCCTTCCCGGAAGACAACGTCGCCATTTTTTGGGCGGAGTGGCGGGATAAGCCGTTGTCCGTTTCATTCTGGGCCAATCTGGCTACGGGCGAAATCGTGCAGTTGATGGAATCGACCTATGGCGGTTTCCCCGTGGGCATGACGGACGATTACGGTCAGGCGATTGTGATGGAAGCGTATGGCGCGGGCGACCACGTGGCCTATCTCTGGCAAAAGGGCGTGGAGGAGCGGGAACTGCTCTATGGCGTGCCCCTGGCGGATCGTCAGCCTGGTCAGCATGTGCCGGCAAACAGCTTCTCCAACGCCTATTTTGTACAGGATAACCAGGCGCTACTCTTCTACAACTCCATTTTTGACGACAAATATGGCCTGGGACTGCTCACCTTCGCCGATCCCGCCCATCCGCGCCCGGTGGCCATTACCGGGCAGGCGCATGAAGGCGTGGGGGAGTTGAGTGATTTTGCGCACCTGGCGGGGAATCGCTACCTCATCGGCTACAACATTGACGGGTGCAGTTGGCTGTATGAGGGCGTGTTTGACGCAGACGCGCTGATGATGACGCTGGACAAGGTAGTGGTGGGGCAGCCGCCGCTGCATGGGGGTGTCCTCAAGGGGTATCACTACGACAAGGGCAGCGACCGGTACGTGGTGTCGTATACGACGGCGGTATCCCCACCGCAGTTGGTGGTGATCGCGGGGGCGGATCGGGACCAACTGGCGTACCAGACGCGGGAGCGGGTGTTGGGGATTCCGGCGGATTGGCTGTCGCCGGGAGAGGATGCGTCGTTTACGTCGTTTGATGGATTACGGGTTTCGGCGCGGTTGTATATGCCGGCATCTTCCCTCAACTACCACGGCCCCCGTCCCCTCGTCTACTACATCCACGGCGGCCCCCAGAGCCAGGAACATCCCGACTTCGCCTGGTTCTCCATGCCCCTGATCCAGTTCCTCACCTTGCGCGGCTTTGCCGTATTCGTCCCCAACGTGCGCGGCAGCACCGGCTACGGCTTCGCATACATGAACCGCGTGGTGCGCGACTGGGGCGGGCAGGACCGCCTGGACCACGTCCACGCCATGACCGAGGTTTTGCCCCAGGATGCGCGCCTGGATGTCAGCCGCGCGGGCGTCGTAGGCCGTTCCTACGGCGGCTTCATGACGCTGACGCAAGCAGGCCGCCATCCTGAACTGTGGTCGGCGGCGGTGGATATGTTTGGTCCCTACAACCTGCTCACCTTCGCCGACCGCGTGCCCGAATCCTGGAAGCCGTATATCGCCATGCTCGTCGGCGACCCCGTCACCGAACCGGATTTCATGCGGGAACGCTCCCCCAGCACTTACATTCACCAGATTCAATGTCCGCTGCTGGTGATTCAAGGGAAAAATGACCCCCGCGTGTGGGAGCAGGAGTCGCGTGAGTTGGTGGAAGAACTGCGCGGAATGGGGAAAGAGGTGGATTACCTCATGTTCGCGGACGAGGGGCACGACGTGCTCAAGTTCGACAACCGCGTGCGCTGTTACAACGCTATCGTTGATTTCTTTGCCGCCCACCTGCGCCCGTAA
- a CDS encoding trypsin-like peptidase domain-containing protein yields MLNALQTANEEMAAIVAATRSSLVQIRNGRRGVGAGTIWHSDGLIVTNAHVVAGRGGAQSGKLTVTLADGRMFPARLLAWDPRRDVAALSIDGRDLPTVQLAPPGHLRAGDWVVALGHPWGVLGAVSAGIVITIGPPPEIPGYDGDLIQVGLQLRPGHSGGPMVDVAGRLVGINTMIAGPLVGLAIPLPVVKAFLKEKLGSGRRA; encoded by the coding sequence ATGCTTAATGCTCTGCAAACGGCAAACGAAGAAATGGCCGCTATCGTGGCGGCGACGCGGTCGAGCCTGGTGCAGATTCGCAACGGACGGCGCGGCGTGGGCGCGGGCACGATCTGGCATTCCGATGGCCTCATTGTGACCAACGCGCACGTTGTGGCCGGGCGCGGCGGGGCGCAGTCGGGCAAACTGACAGTGACGCTGGCGGATGGGCGCATGTTTCCCGCGCGCTTGCTCGCCTGGGATCCGCGGCGGGATGTGGCGGCGTTGTCCATTGATGGGCGCGACTTGCCCACGGTGCAGCTTGCGCCGCCGGGACACCTGCGCGCGGGCGATTGGGTGGTGGCGTTGGGGCATCCGTGGGGCGTGTTGGGGGCGGTGAGTGCCGGCATTGTGATCACCATTGGCCCCCCGCCCGAAATCCCCGGCTACGACGGTGACCTGATCCAGGTTGGCCTGCAACTGCGCCCCGGACACTCCGGTGGCCCCATGGTGGACGTCGCCGGGCGACTCGTGGGCATCAATACCATGATCGCCGGACCCCTTGTGGGGCTGGCAATTCCCTTGCCCGTGGTGAAAGCCTTCTTGAAAGAAAAACTGGGATCAGGTCGGCGCGCTTGA
- a CDS encoding trypsin-like peptidase domain-containing protein — protein MSETLSQFSEGLAGAVATAGVGVVRVDARRRMPASGLVWSADGLIVTSNHVVRADSGIQVGLADGRSVSATLVGRDPTTDLAVLRAAAGDLPLLGRVDSADLRVGHFVLALGRPGKSIQATLGIISALGESWRTGGGGVIDRYLQTDVVMYPGFSGGPLVDVNGRVVGLNSSALARGVSVSIPMGTLNRVVGSLVSDGKVKRGYLGISTQAVRLPQALQDELGQETGLLIVSVEAGSPADESGLVLGDTIVQFANQAVRSHDDLISLLTGDRVGKSAPAQILRGGALQLVDVLIGERD, from the coding sequence ATGTCGGAAACATTATCGCAATTTTCAGAGGGGTTGGCGGGGGCCGTGGCGACGGCGGGCGTAGGTGTGGTACGGGTGGATGCGCGGCGGAGAATGCCGGCATCTGGCCTCGTCTGGTCTGCTGATGGTTTGATCGTCACCAGCAACCACGTCGTCCGCGCCGATAGCGGCATCCAGGTTGGCCTGGCGGACGGACGCAGCGTGAGCGCGACCCTTGTCGGGCGCGATCCCACCACCGACCTGGCCGTGCTGCGCGCGGCAGCCGGCGATCTGCCCCTGCTGGGGCGCGTAGACAGCGCCGATTTGCGCGTCGGCCATTTCGTGCTGGCGTTGGGGCGTCCGGGCAAGAGCATACAGGCCACCCTGGGCATCATCAGTGCCCTGGGCGAAAGCTGGCGCACCGGCGGCGGCGGCGTGATTGACCGGTATTTGCAGACCGACGTCGTCATGTATCCGGGCTTTTCCGGCGGCCCGCTGGTAGACGTCAACGGGCGCGTCGTGGGATTGAACAGCTCCGCGCTGGCCCGTGGCGTCAGTGTTTCCATCCCCATGGGCACGCTCAACCGCGTCGTGGGATCGCTCGTGTCCGATGGCAAAGTGAAGCGCGGCTACCTGGGCATCAGCACCCAGGCGGTGCGTCTGCCACAGGCGCTGCAAGACGAGTTGGGGCAGGAAACGGGGCTGTTGATTGTGTCTGTGGAAGCGGGTAGCCCCGCCGACGAGAGCGGGCTGGTGTTGGGCGATACGATTGTGCAGTTTGCCAACCAGGCCGTGCGCAGCCATGATGACCTCATCTCCCTGCTCACGGGCGACCGCGTGGGCAAGTCGGCTCCCGCGCAAATCCTGCGCGGTGGTGCGCTGCAGCTCGTTGACGTCCTCATCGGCGAGCGCGATTGA
- a CDS encoding RNA 2'-phosphotransferase, which produces MDYRKLSKTISRALRHAPADFGLALDEEGWTPVADLLTALARMRHQWQHLTEADLRAMMAQAAKQRYELRDGRIRALYGHSISQRIQKEPTPPPALLYHGTAPETAVIILREGLKPMRRQYVHLSQDVETARIVGRRKAAHPVILTLDAAAAAAGGVLFYRENNGIWLADFVPPDFIHLLSSP; this is translated from the coding sequence ATGGATTATCGAAAGTTGAGCAAGACGATTTCGCGGGCGCTGCGCCATGCGCCGGCAGATTTTGGCCTGGCATTGGACGAGGAAGGCTGGACGCCGGTTGCCGATCTGCTGACGGCGTTGGCACGGATGCGCCACCAGTGGCAGCATCTGACGGAAGCGGACCTGCGGGCAATGATGGCACAGGCGGCTAAACAGCGGTATGAGCTGCGAGATGGGCGGATTCGGGCGCTGTATGGGCATAGTATCTCCCAAAGAATCCAAAAGGAACCCACGCCGCCGCCCGCGCTGCTCTACCACGGCACGGCTCCGGAAACGGCGGTGATCATTCTGCGGGAGGGGTTGAAGCCCATGCGCCGCCAATATGTGCATCTGTCGCAAGATGTGGAAACGGCCCGCATTGTGGGTCGGCGGAAGGCGGCTCATCCCGTGATTCTGACCCTGGACGCGGCCGCGGCGGCGGCGGGCGGGGTGTTATTTTACCGGGAGAACAACGGCATCTGGCTGGCGGACTTTGTCCCCCCCGATTTCATCCACCTCCTTTCTTCGCCCTGA
- a CDS encoding response regulator transcription factor, whose translation MFPANETVRVLVVADDPLARAGLALTLGQQPGVEVVGQVEEAAWTVAGDEATPLEVYQPDVVLWDMGWEVEEGRFDVMAGVAELETPVAALLADEEMVAGAWAAGARGVLRREMGAEKMPAALLALRQGLVVVDEAFAQVLLPLSPPEPAPAEALTTREMEVLRLVAEGLSNRAIGLRLAISEHTVKFHITAIMGKLGAQSRTEAVVRATRLGMLTL comes from the coding sequence ATGTTTCCCGCAAATGAAACGGTGCGAGTGCTGGTGGTGGCGGATGATCCGCTGGCGCGGGCCGGGCTGGCGCTGACGTTGGGGCAGCAGCCGGGCGTAGAGGTGGTGGGGCAGGTGGAGGAAGCGGCCTGGACGGTGGCCGGCGATGAAGCGACGCCGCTGGAAGTGTATCAGCCGGACGTGGTTCTGTGGGACATGGGCTGGGAGGTGGAGGAGGGGCGTTTCGACGTGATGGCGGGGGTGGCGGAGTTGGAGACGCCGGTGGCGGCGCTGCTGGCGGATGAGGAGATGGTGGCGGGCGCGTGGGCGGCGGGGGCGCGTGGTGTGTTGCGGCGGGAGATGGGGGCGGAGAAAATGCCGGCAGCCTTGCTTGCGCTGCGCCAGGGTTTGGTGGTTGTGGATGAGGCATTCGCCCAGGTCCTGCTGCCGCTGTCGCCGCCGGAGCCGGCCCCCGCGGAGGCATTGACGACGCGGGAAATGGAGGTGCTGCGCCTGGTGGCGGAGGGGCTGTCCAACCGCGCCATTGGCCTGCGGCTGGCGATCAGCGAGCATACGGTGAAGTTCCACATCACGGCCATCATGGGCAAGCTGGGGGCGCAAAGCCGCACGGAAGCGGTGGTGCGGGCGACGCGGCTGGGGATGCTGACCCTGTAG
- a CDS encoding helix-turn-helix transcriptional regulator, translating to MFDEFIQAEQLVISDLETLKVLADPLRMQVLQLLLKPKTVKEVAARLEMPATRLYYHVNQLEKHGLIAIVTTNVVSGIIEKTYQAIARDFCVDDQLLALTEFTDKTVADILSVIFDAAKEDVRRSVNAGLIDLASPARGDEPPDRLLGRANFMLTSTQFQAYLGRLTALLQEIEECAAANEREKETSGAELRPYGLTVGFYPVHLIQDTLDTSN from the coding sequence ATGTTTGATGAGTTTATCCAGGCGGAGCAGTTGGTGATTTCTGATCTGGAGACATTGAAGGTGTTGGCGGACCCGCTGCGGATGCAGGTGTTGCAACTGCTGCTGAAGCCGAAGACGGTGAAAGAGGTGGCGGCGCGGTTGGAAATGCCGGCAACCAGGCTCTACTACCACGTCAATCAACTGGAAAAACACGGCCTGATCGCCATCGTCACCACCAACGTCGTCTCCGGCATCATCGAAAAGACCTACCAGGCCATCGCCCGCGACTTTTGCGTAGACGACCAACTTCTGGCCCTGACCGAATTTACGGACAAGACCGTGGCCGACATCCTCAGCGTCATTTTTGACGCGGCAAAGGAAGATGTGCGGCGCAGTGTCAATGCCGGCCTCATTGACCTGGCCTCCCCGGCGCGCGGCGACGAGCCGCCAGATCGCCTGCTGGGGCGGGCCAATTTCATGCTCACCTCCACGCAGTTCCAGGCGTACTTGGGGCGCTTGACGGCGCTGCTGCAAGAGATCGAAGAATGCGCGGCGGCAAACGAGCGTGAGAAGGAAACATCCGGCGCGGAACTGCGACCCTATGGCCTGACGGTCGGTTTTTATCCCGTCCATTTGATTCAAGACACGTTAGACACCTCCAACTGA
- a CDS encoding Rieske (2Fe-2S) protein, with translation MRIRRPQPVPDADGFVEVAATTAVVAGKLTPATIHGSHLLLTRYQGKLLAFGRYCPHAAGDMRQGSVVRHKIVCPEHDYSFDMRTGRILWPEDEVYRLPCYEVKEEDGVIKVRLPR, from the coding sequence ATGCGCATACGTCGCCCCCAACCTGTGCCCGATGCGGATGGATTTGTCGAAGTCGCCGCCACTACGGCCGTTGTTGCCGGCAAACTCACGCCGGCAACCATCCACGGCAGCCACTTGCTGCTCACGCGCTACCAGGGCAAACTGCTGGCCTTTGGTCGTTACTGCCCCCATGCGGCGGGCGACATGCGCCAGGGTAGTGTGGTGCGGCACAAAATCGTCTGCCCGGAGCACGACTACAGCTTCGACATGCGCACCGGTCGCATTTTGTGGCCGGAGGATGAGGTCTACCGCCTTCCTTGCTATGAAGTCAAGGAGGAAGATGGCGTGATAAAAGTGCGGCTGCCGCGTTGA